In Bacteroidales bacterium, a single genomic region encodes these proteins:
- a CDS encoding glycosyltransferase — protein sequence MKSKIKFFYKQFFKNGYNKNVLSYYKKFLDASQIITVSDHSKRSLLSFFPEVSSQRIQVLYSPLIYYGKESKSDTIAKLSLAPRKYFLVLSGSIWTKNSIRAVRAFDELISDRHDLAGIKMIITGVSKLIYKIKNQQNFIFTSYLDRDTLEDLYQNALALVYPTLNEGFGYPPLEALKYGVPVLVSEIGPVPEVCGNAAYYFDPHSEDEIKNSLSSAILNPGLFSDKNIQSRISRYTLIKEKQQSDLDKMIKILIGDQ from the coding sequence TTGAAAAGTAAAATAAAATTTTTTTATAAACAGTTTTTCAAGAATGGGTATAATAAAAACGTTCTTAGTTACTATAAAAAATTTCTTGATGCATCACAAATTATTACAGTATCTGATCACTCAAAAAGATCATTACTTTCTTTTTTCCCGGAAGTATCTTCACAAAGAATTCAGGTTTTATATAGCCCATTAATTTATTATGGGAAAGAATCTAAATCTGATACTATTGCTAAATTATCTTTAGCTCCCAGAAAATATTTTTTAGTTCTTTCCGGATCAATCTGGACTAAGAATAGTATCAGAGCTGTTAGGGCCTTTGATGAACTTATCTCAGACAGGCATGATCTTGCAGGTATAAAAATGATAATAACAGGAGTTAGTAAACTGATTTATAAAATTAAAAATCAACAGAACTTTATATTTACCAGTTACCTGGACCGGGATACCTTGGAGGATCTTTACCAAAATGCACTGGCATTAGTATATCCAACTCTCAACGAAGGTTTTGGATATCCGCCCCTTGAAGCCTTAAAATATGGTGTCCCGGTGCTGGTTTCAGAAATCGGACCAGTCCCGGAGGTGTGCGGCAATGCAGCATACTATTTTGATCCTCATAGTGAAGATGAGATCAAAAATTCTCTTTCTTCGGCTATCCTTAATCCAGGTCTTTTTTCAGATAAAAATATCCAATCCAGGATCTCCCGATATACTCTGATAAAGGAAAAACAGCAAAGCGATTTGGATAAAATGATTAAGATCCTGATTGGTGATCAGTAA
- a CDS encoding glycosyltransferase, with the protein MIPRIPVSFMEAQSCGVPVIATAVGGTAEIVNNENGLLISADPVPDEISSALYDVYINREKWIKKRDVSRKNWENNFNAEKNYNDFANQLLSLS; encoded by the coding sequence GTGATTCCGAGGATTCCTGTATCATTTATGGAAGCTCAGTCGTGTGGAGTGCCGGTAATTGCAACAGCAGTAGGAGGTACCGCTGAGATTGTGAATAACGAAAATGGTCTGCTCATATCGGCTGATCCGGTTCCGGATGAAATTTCCAGTGCTTTATACGATGTATACATTAACAGGGAGAAATGGATCAAAAAACGGGATGTATCCCGCAAGAACTGGGAGAATAACTTCAATGCAGAGAAGAATTATAATGACTTTGCTAATCAGCTTTTATCTCTTAGTTAA
- a CDS encoding glycosyltransferase family 4 protein produces MVGNGKLLQHTKDMAKELGVDQNIKFEGYQRDLVHYYQQSKILLMPSRSEGLPTAMLEAMSCGCVPVMSNVGNIKEAAIHNFNAKVIDRYDDVLGFTENIRDLLVDEPKEKVRCQIKTGD; encoded by the coding sequence ATGGTAGGAAATGGAAAGTTATTGCAGCATACAAAAGATATGGCAAAGGAGCTCGGGGTGGATCAAAATATAAAGTTTGAGGGGTACCAGAGGGATTTGGTACATTATTATCAACAATCAAAGATCCTTTTAATGCCTTCACGCAGTGAAGGCCTCCCGACAGCAATGCTTGAAGCAATGAGTTGCGGATGTGTTCCGGTAATGTCAAATGTAGGCAATATAAAAGAGGCTGCTATTCATAATTTTAATGCGAAAGTTATCGACAGATATGATGATGTATTGGGATTTACAGAAAACATCAGAGATTTGCTTGTTGATGAACCGAAAGAAAAAGTTCGCTGTCAGATCAAGACAGGTGATTGA
- a CDS encoding carboxypeptidase regulatory-like domain-containing protein — protein MKQQITTLGNLDLAVEIIRLPNRNFYDGFKTARKIVETSAGNLTLKGQANEKKTGAPIKGVTFTFRSIGMMAGSSGNGEIIKKTADKGKFNIKNMPAGTYQVTVNKPGYAEKTETVIVAEGDLTDLKVELERL, from the coding sequence TTGAAACAGCAGATAACAACTCTTGGAAACCTCGATCTGGCTGTTGAAATAATAAGATTGCCAAATAGAAATTTCTATGATGGTTTCAAGACTGCCAGAAAAATTGTTGAAACAAGTGCAGGAAACCTTACACTAAAAGGTCAGGCAAACGAGAAGAAAACAGGTGCACCGATAAAAGGTGTAACTTTTACATTCAGGTCCATCGGAATGATGGCTGGCAGTAGTGGAAATGGTGAAATAATTAAGAAAACTGCTGACAAAGGCAAATTTAATATCAAAAATATGCCTGCAGGTACTTACCAGGTCACGGTTAATAAGCCGGGATATGCCGAAAAGACTGAAACCGTTATTGTGGCTGAGGGGGATTTGACGGATCTGAAGGTTGAGCTTGAGAGGTTGTAA
- a CDS encoding cysteine protease: MSLLNKKIKIACQEEPVGTGWLPPVPDLRDYTENNEEIRVFNTKLKLTKGKMKQPVSVDLREWFSPVENQLSLGSCTAQAGIGIVEYFERRAYGKYFEGSRLFLYKTTRNMMQEKGDTGAFMRNVMGALVLCGVPHEKYWPYKVADFVKEPGSFVYSLADDYRSLKYFCHDPLSINITGTEVLVSVKKYLNAGIPSMFGFWGFPSFENTNIPGGIPYPCNGEQAEWGHAIVAVGYDDNMKIKNTKCNLETKGALLIRNSWGKEWGESGYGWLPYEYVLNGLATDFWSLLEMEWVDTGMFGV, from the coding sequence ATGAGCTTATTAAATAAAAAAATCAAAATTGCATGCCAGGAAGAACCGGTTGGAACCGGATGGCTGCCACCTGTACCTGATCTCAGAGATTATACAGAGAATAATGAAGAGATTAGGGTATTCAACACAAAACTAAAGCTGACTAAAGGGAAAATGAAACAGCCCGTTTCTGTCGATCTCAGGGAATGGTTTTCTCCGGTGGAGAATCAGCTTAGCCTGGGATCTTGTACTGCTCAGGCGGGGATTGGAATTGTAGAATATTTTGAGAGAAGGGCATATGGAAAATATTTTGAAGGATCGCGTCTTTTTCTCTACAAAACCACCCGGAACATGATGCAGGAGAAGGGAGATACAGGCGCCTTCATGAGGAATGTGATGGGAGCGCTTGTATTGTGTGGTGTTCCGCATGAAAAGTACTGGCCATATAAGGTTGCTGATTTTGTTAAGGAACCAGGAAGCTTTGTTTATTCCCTGGCCGATGATTACAGATCGTTAAAATATTTCTGTCACGATCCGCTGAGTATTAATATTACCGGAACTGAGGTTCTGGTATCGGTTAAAAAATATCTCAATGCCGGAATTCCATCAATGTTCGGATTCTGGGGGTTTCCCTCCTTTGAAAATACAAATATACCGGGAGGGATCCCATACCCCTGCAATGGAGAACAGGCAGAATGGGGACATGCAATTGTTGCGGTAGGTTATGACGATAATATGAAAATCAAAAACACCAAATGTAACCTGGAGACAAAAGGCGCTTTACTGATAAGAAATTCGTGGGGAAAAGAGTGGGGAGAGAGCGGTTATGGGTGGTTACCCTATGAGTATGTCCTGAATGGACTGGCGACAGATTTCTGGTCGCTGCTTGAGATGGAGTGGGTAGATACGGGGATGTTTGGAGTGTAG
- a CDS encoding DUF354 domain-containing protein translates to MRIQLDIGHPAHVHYFRHFIRLMKESGHEIFVTARDKEMTHILLKKFKINYISRGKGGKGVLGKILYLFKGDYILLKAAKRFRPDLFLSFASPYAAHAAWLSGKPHITLDDTEIARIGQFLYTPFTDSILNPSSYNKLKKEKHIPFKALLN, encoded by the coding sequence ATGAGAATACAGTTAGATATAGGACATCCTGCACATGTTCATTATTTCAGACATTTCATCAGACTGATGAAGGAATCAGGTCACGAAATTTTTGTTACAGCCCGGGATAAGGAAATGACTCATATTCTTCTAAAAAAATTTAAAATTAATTATATATCCCGGGGAAAAGGGGGTAAAGGAGTCTTGGGTAAAATTTTGTATCTTTTTAAAGGCGACTACATACTCTTAAAAGCTGCCAAAAGATTCCGTCCAGATTTGTTTCTAAGCTTTGCATCACCATATGCAGCTCATGCAGCCTGGCTATCCGGGAAACCGCATATAACTTTAGATGATACTGAGATTGCCAGGATTGGCCAGTTTTTATATACTCCATTTACTGACAGTATTCTTAATCCAAGTAGTTATAACAAACTAAAAAAGGAGAAACATATACCATTTAAAGCTTTATTGAATTAA
- a CDS encoding DUF362 domain-containing protein: MEKSYFRADSNIVETNEAHNGFNNLYRVSRTVVECDVFINLPKLKTHKKSGITCCLKNLVGINTYRNYLPHCSLGTKRKGRPIYPFRNKTKS, encoded by the coding sequence ATCGAAAAAAGCTATTTCAGGGCAGACTCAAATATTGTTGAAACCAATGAAGCTCATAATGGATTCAATAATCTTTACAGAGTATCCCGTACGGTTGTCGAATGTGATGTATTTATAAATCTTCCCAAACTTAAAACACACAAAAAATCCGGGATTACATGCTGCCTGAAGAACCTTGTTGGTATTAACACATATAGAAATTATCTCCCTCATTGTTCACTGGGAACAAAGAGGAAGGGGAGACCAATTTATCCTTTCAGGAATAAAACAAAGAGTTGA
- a CDS encoding DUF362 domain-containing protein, producing MLIRTGRCVPDDLVNRKSYIGIVDAVLCGEGNGPKIPDPKKLGYIIQGSNPAAIDSVCAGVMGFDYKKIPSIINSFSIRHYKITNFSVKDIDVRIEDSEFKLENIPRIVYYSFVSNKGWIGNIER from the coding sequence ATGCTAATCCGGACGGGACGTTGCGTTCCAGATGATTTAGTTAACAGGAAAAGCTATATAGGTATTGTTGATGCTGTTCTTTGCGGAGAAGGAAATGGTCCTAAAATACCTGATCCTAAAAAGCTCGGATATATTATACAGGGGAGTAATCCTGCAGCTATAGATTCAGTATGTGCCGGTGTAATGGGATTTGATTACAAAAAGATTCCCTCGATAATTAATTCCTTTAGTATTAGGCATTATAAAATAACCAACTTTTCCGTGAAAGATATTGATGTAAGAATAGAAGATTCTGAGTTTAAGCTGGAAAATATTCCCAGAATCGTATATTATTCCTTTGTATCGAATAAGGGATGGATTGGAAATATTGAGAGATGA
- a CDS encoding helix-turn-helix transcriptional regulator produces MKKIILGICENNTKRVNRKNGFPNMDVVKLMIIDTTKKEDDYEFPIIPLKPNAYNRISWDVLCDLLSPDNQKYLIVPVEEDEIVIKENRILTENSLTTVRFSLTYIQKVIMDLASEGLSTKEIAERLHKSYHTIKNHFSHIYEKMGVRSLPEATEVYLEYRKKMN; encoded by the coding sequence ATGAAAAAAATAATTTTAGGAATTTGTGAAAACAACACAAAGAGAGTTAACCGTAAAAATGGATTCCCTAATATGGATGTTGTCAAATTGATGATTATTGACACAACAAAGAAAGAGGATGATTATGAATTTCCGATCATCCCGCTGAAACCCAACGCATATAACCGGATAAGCTGGGATGTTTTGTGCGATCTGCTATCGCCTGATAACCAAAAATACCTTATAGTTCCAGTTGAAGAAGATGAGATAGTAATTAAGGAGAACAGGATACTGACAGAGAACAGTTTAACAACAGTCCGGTTTTCTCTGACCTATATCCAAAAGGTGATTATGGACCTTGCGTCTGAAGGCCTTTCAACAAAAGAGATTGCTGAGAGACTCCACAAATCGTATCATACTATCAAAAACCATTTTTCACATATCTATGAGAAAATGGGTGTAAGGAGCCTGCCGGAGGCGACAGAGGTGTATTTGGAGTATAGGAAGAAGATGAATTAG